A stretch of Candidatus Paceibacter sp. DNA encodes these proteins:
- a CDS encoding thioredoxin domain-containing protein translates to MPILQKSGEVAWVYRHFPIDQLHSKARKEAEAAECAGELGGNTAFWAYLDRIFEITPSNDGLDPARLPEIADYLELDKAEFNKCLNSGKYAKRVADDLAGGADIGVRGTPFSVVIAKDGRKTTINGAQPYAEVKSIIDAALSGK, encoded by the coding sequence GTGCCCATTCTGCAAAAGAGCGGCGAGGTGGCCTGGGTTTACCGGCATTTCCCAATAGACCAACTTCATTCCAAAGCCCGCAAAGAGGCGGAAGCGGCGGAGTGCGCCGGCGAGCTCGGCGGCAACACGGCCTTCTGGGCTTATCTGGACAGAATTTTTGAAATTACTCCGTCCAACGACGGGCTTGATCCGGCCAGGCTTCCGGAGATAGCGGATTATTTGGAGCTTGATAAGGCGGAATTCAATAAATGTTTGAACAGCGGCAAGTACGCCAAACGGGTGGCAGACGATCTGGCTGGCGGCGCCGATATCGGCGTCCGGGGCACGCCGTTCAGCGTGGTTATCGCCAAAGACGGCCGGAAGACGACCATCAACGGCGCCCAACCTTACGCGGAAGTTAAATCAATAATTGACGCGGCGCTGTCCGGAAAGTAA
- a CDS encoding thioredoxin domain-containing protein, with product MEEQNFGSFGSNSSGGGFNSPERPKNNMAVPMAIIIAGALIAGAVIFSNGKLSKKEYGGESEAARSGEEETIRGLDAIKPVSSKDHIKGSPNATVKVVEYSDTECPFCKRAARWPGFTGISQ from the coding sequence ATGGAAGAACAAAATTTCGGTTCATTTGGTTCAAACAGTTCTGGCGGCGGGTTTAATTCGCCCGAGCGGCCCAAAAATAATATGGCGGTGCCGATGGCCATCATCATAGCCGGCGCTTTGATAGCTGGGGCGGTTATCTTTAGTAATGGAAAATTGTCTAAGAAAGAATATGGCGGAGAAAGCGAAGCGGCGCGGAGTGGGGAAGAAGAAACGATAAGGGGTCTGGACGCCATCAAGCCGGTGTCGAGCAAAGACCACATCAAGGGCAGTCCCAATGCCACCGTCAAAGTGGTGGAGTATTCCGACACGGAGTGCCCATTCTGCAAAAGAGCGGCGAGGTGGCCTGGGTTTACCGGCATTTCCCAATAG